The following DNA comes from Proteiniborus ethanoligenes.
TCATTTTAGATATTATCATTTCTTCTTTTTCATCTAGAAGATATTTTGCATTATTTGCTGCTTCTTTAATTATAAAACTGTGCTCCTTTAGTATATCTGATGAAGCTAACAAATTATCAAGATTATCAATGCTTCCAATCCATTTTTGGTAGCTTACAAGTGCTTTGGTTATTTCAGAATATTTTATATCTAGCTTATCATAAACCTTTAATGCTTGTTCATTTTTCGCATCTACACTGGCTGTGAGTCTTGCATATGCAAGTAGTCTAGTATATAGAGTATAAAATTCGGAAAAATTCTTAACATATTTTTCTGCTTTTTCTACTGCATTTTCAGTTGAATTAAAATTTAGTTCAGTCCATTCCTTTAGCTCATCAATTTGTTCATATAGCCTTTCCATATCAGAGTTAAATTCCTTTGATTCAAAGGATGGGTAAAGCTTATCTAAATTCCATCTCATATTCATAAAATCGCCTCCATTAATAAAATACTTTACATATTTAATAATACATTTAATTAATAGGTTTTTCAACAAAAATATTTAGACACTCGAAACAATTTGCTATTTAAATTATATTTATATTAATATATAATAATATACAAGTATTTTAAACTAGAGATGAAGCTATGAAGAACAGATTCTATACACATGCTAAGGAGGGAATAAATGTGTTAAAAGATTTATTGCTAAATGGATATGGAAATGAACAGGGATATAATTGTGCCGAAAAAATATTGCATGGTGCTAATGAGGCATACAAGCTGAATCTAGATAAAAAATTTTTAAAGCTTGCGGCAGGCTTTGGTGGTGGCATGGGCATAGAAAGTGTTTGTGGTGCACTTACAGCAGGGATAATGGTCCTAAGCCATCTTTTTGTAAGCCATAGAGCGGGAGAAAGCACTAGAATAAAGGAGCTAACATCTGAATTTTTGAACAAGTATGAAAGGGAAATGGGCAGTATAAATTGTGCTCCATTGAAGGAAAAATACAGAGATGAAGTAAAGAAATGTGGAGATGTTATCATAAAAGCCGCAGAAATATTAGATGAAATAGTAGCTAGGGAAATGTAAATGCAGTGGATTAGTTACCACTGCATTTAGAATATCCTAGTCTTTTTCACTTCCTATTTTAATTACACTTTCCATCTTACTCATTATATATTCATATCCTCCAGGACTGTGAGGAATTATACAATTAGAGCAGTCCTTTATTCCATAATTATAAATAAAACCTCCTCCACATTTGTCCTTTAGCATGTAGAGTGGACAGTAGCAGAATAAGCAGTTAAAGCTTTCAGTATCCTTGACTTTATGACAAGGAAAGAACTCGCATTTTGAATTCTGCATAAACTTATAGTTTTGACTCATCGTTCCCCCTCCTTATTTTACTGCTTATAATATATTCATACATATATTATATAATAAACATATACATAATTAAATAATATAGATTATATTTACAGCAAACATAACACATTTATAAATCTAATCCTTAAACTACTCTTTATTTTATGGTCAAAATAAATTATAAGCAGGAGTATGAGCATCCTTATAGAATATATTTATAAAATATTGGGATATTTGGGAATTTTGCTTTTGTGTTTAATTAAACAATAAAAATTAACAGAATATTCTCAAATATAAGCAGGAGGGAAATATTATGAAAATAACAGATATACAGTTAGGTATCATTTCAGTACCTTTAATAAAGCCATTCAAAACTGCACTGAGGACTGTAGATAAAATAAATGATGTAGTAGTTAAAGTAATTACAGATACAGGACATATAGGATATGGAGAAGCTCCATCTACTGCAGTTATTACAGGAGATACAATAGGTTCTATAAAATGTGCAATAGAAGAATTCATAAAGCCAAAAATTATTGGACTCTGTATTGAAGATATTGAAGAGATAATGATAAGAATAAACAATACATTATTAAAAAATACCAGTGCTAAGGCAGCCGTAGATATGGCAATATACGATTTGTTTGGGCAATTGTATAATGCTCCATTATACAAGCTTCTAGGAGGATATAGGAAAGAAATTATCACAGATATTACTATAAGTGTTAATTCTCCAGAAGAGATGGTACAGGATAGCTTAGATGCAGTTCAAAAAGGCTACAAGAACCTAAAGATAAAGGTAGGTAAGGAGTCTAAAGCAGACATTGAAAGAATACAAGCCATAAGAAAAGCTGTAGGAGCTGAAATTACCTTAAGAGTAGATGCCAATCAAGGCTGGAGTCCTAAAGAAGCAGTTGTTACATTGAGGAAAATGGAGGATCTAGGCTTAGATATAGAGCTGGTAGAGCAGCCAGTTAAAGCAACAGACCTTATAGGTCTAAAATATGTAACTGATAATGTGTCAATACCAGTTCTAGCAGACGAAAGCGTATTTTCACCAGAAGATGCAATTTGGATAGCCCAAAATAGAGGAGCTGATTTGATTAATATTAAGCTTATGAAGACAGGTGGTATATATAATGCACTTAAAATATGCTCTATAGCAGAAACCTATGGTGTTGAATGCATGATAGGCTGTATGCTGGAAAGCAAACTAAGTGTAAGTGCTGCAGCACATTTAGCTGCTGGCAAAAGAATTATTACAAAAGTAGACCTAGATGGACCTGGCTTATGTAGTATAGATCCTATAGAGGGTGGCCCTATTTTTGAAGATTCTAAAATAACATTATCAGATGAACCAGGCTTAGGCTTTAAGAAAATTCATGGAGTAGATTTTAATTGATAACTAAAGGGTGATGCTAGTGTTTAGTATAGATAGCTTTGAAAGAAAATTTACTGATATGATGACAGAAGGCTTTATTTTTATAGATAATTCAGGAAAGATTCAAATATATAATAATAAGGCTAAAGAAATATTTGGAATAGTAAGTAATAATGAAATTAGTCACAAGGAAGGGAGACTTCAAAAAGGAGATATAGTCATCATAGGAAACAATTCTTTAGGAAAGGATGATGGGAACCTAAAGCCTGAAGATTTGGGATATATTGGCGTTAGAGATGGAAATATTAAAGCAGGAAACGCATTATTAGCCATAGGAATATTCAAGGAAGACAAGCCTAATTTACCAATATATAAATATATATCTCCAAATCATAGCACAAAGGAGCTTTCTCTAAATTCAAAGGCTTTAGGCATGAACATAGACTGTAGTATTGATTTTGAGAATAAAATTATAAGCTTAGGAGTAGATGAAGACAAATATATAATGAAATATATGAATGCAATAGGACATATGGTGATTTTAGATCATAAGACGAAAAGGCTTAAATTTTACCAGACCCATGGATATACTGCTAGAGGGGAGGCAGTAAAGGATATTCTTCTTGAAAAGGAGTATAGGGCAAAGGGTATACATTCAGAGGATTTTGATGTTATAGGCAAGGATATTTTCGAGATACACAGTGGTGGGGATACCATAGAGGATTTTTATAAAGCAGCTACTAAAGAAGACATAAGCTATGAAAATGAATTTAAAGAAATAAATGGTAGAGCAACTATATGCACCCTTTCTCCTTTGTTCATTAAAGGAGAGAGAGCTGGAGCTGTGTTGAAGGTTGAAGATATTTCTGAAATAAAAAAAGTAATAAGAGAAAGAGATGAAGCGTTAATAAGTCTAGAGCAAATGGAAATAAGACTCAAGGAAGAAGAAAATATTAAAAAGCTTCTTCCAGAAATAATAGGAGATAGTAAGGAAATATTAAATGTTAAAAGACTTGCAATTAAAGCCTCGCAAACTAATTCAACTGTACTTCTTTTGGGGGAAAGCGGGACAGGAAAAACCTTATTAGGAAGGGTAATACATGATAATAGTAAAAATAGAGACAAGCCTTTTATTCATGTTAATTGTGGCTCTATACCAGAAACCCTTCTTGAAAGTGAGCTTTTTGGCTATGAAAAGGGAGCATTTACGGGTGCAAGAGATGAAGGAAAACCTGGGCTGTTTGAGCTTGCTCATGGAGGGACTATTTTTCTAGATGAGATAGGGGAAATATCTCCTGCGCTACAAGTGAAGCTTCTTCAGGTCTTGCAGGACAAAAGCTTTTTCAAAATAGGTGGTAAAAAGAACATAAAGGTAGATGTAAGAATTATAGCTGCAACAAATAAAAATTTAGAAGAAGAAATAATAAAAGGAAAGTTTAGAGAAGATTTGTACTATAGAATTAATGTATTTCCAATATGGATACCACCACTAAGAGAAAGAAAAGAAGATATTTATCAGTTAGTAGATTATATGATACCAAAGATATGCGAAAGAATTGGATTAGAAGAAAAGCGTATATCTATGGAAGCCATTAGTACACTAATTAGCCATGATTGGCCAGGCAATATAAGAGAGCTAGAAAATGTATTTGAAAGAGCTATAAATATGACAGAAGGCAATACAATTCTTTCCAATTTTCTTGCAATAAACAGAGAGAACAAAAAAACTAGAAATGAAAAGATACAAACATTAAAGGAAGCTATAGAAGCTGCAGAAAAAAGTGCTTTGCTCTATGCCATAGGCTATTATAACGGAAACAAAGCTAAAGCTATGGAAGCATTAAATATTGGCAAAACTAGCTTTTACGAAAAAATCAAAAAATATAATATGAAATAGTTCGGGAAAACGGAAAATGTCCGCAATAGCGAACTATTTTATTATATCCAACAAAAGAGTTTAAAACACTTTAAATTATCAGATAATTGAAGCCTTAAGATTTGAAAGTATCCTATAAGGGGTTCGGGAAAACGGAATAACATTTTAAAAATGAAGAGAATTTTCAGCAGCATTAGGCTTATTCATTACATTTAACAAGCAAAAGGCTGAACTAGTCTATCTTGACATAAACATAGTTTAATGAATGATAGTTGGCATAACAGTTGCAACATTATATATTTTAAGACTAATAAGCTTAAAAGGGGCTGTAAGGATGGAAAAATTAGACTGTATAGGTTCTAATCTAATATTTGCCGACTACGATGCTGTAGAGTTAGCCAAAAAGTATGGTACGCCGCTTTATGTACTTTCAGAAAATATAATAAGAGAAAAATGCAGAAAAATAAAATTGGATTTTCTAAATAGGTACCCCAATACAAAGGTAGCATATGCAAGTAAGGCTTTTTTAACATTGAGCATGTGTAAAATAATCGAAAGTGAAGGACTAGGCTTAGATGTTGTCTCGGGAGGAGAGCTATACACTGCTTTAAAGGCTGATTTTCCTATGGACAAAGTCTTTTTCCACGGTAACAACAAATCATATGAAGAACTTCAAATGGCTATCTCGAATGAGGTAGGAAGAATTGTGGTTGATAACTTTGACGAAATAGAAATAATTGATGACCTAGCTAATGAGATGAAAAAGAAGGTGAAAATTTTAATTCGAGTGTCTCCGGGAGTAGAAGGAAAAACTCACAAATACATATCGACAGGCCAAAAAGATTCAAAGTTTGGTATTCCATTGCTAGAAGGCAGTATAGATGAAGCTGTTATAAAAGCAATTAAATCTAAAAATATTGAGCTTATGGGCTTTCATTTTCACATAGGTTCAAACCTTTTTGATAAGGACTCTTATACCTTGGCTATTGAAATAGTCTTAAATCTTTTTAAATGGTTAAAAAATGAATTAGGCTTTGTTGTAAAAGAGCTTAATACTGGAGGAGGTTTTGGAATATATTATAATAAAACCGATACAGTAAAAGACATTACATATTATACAGATGCAATAATGGAAAAAGTATCATCATATTGCAGAGAGCTTAATATAGATATTCCAACAGTAATTATAGAGCCTGGCAGGTGGATAGTAGGGGAAGCGGGCATTACTCTTTATTCAGTAGGTGCAGTTAAAGAAATACCAAATGTGAGAACATATGTAAGTGTTGATGGAGGCCTACCTGATAATCCAAGGCCAGCATTATATAATGCAAAATATGAAGCAATTGTTGCTAATAAATGCAATTTAAAGCCTGATAGGGTGGTAACTATAGCAGGAAAGTGCTGTGAAACAGGTGACATACTCATTTGGGATCAATTAGTTCCCAAAATTGAAAGGGGTGATATATTAGGAGTATTGAGTACAGGTGCATACAATTACTCTATGTCAAGTAATTACAATAAACTACCTAAACCAGCTGTAGTGCTTTTAAGAGAAAAAGAAGAATGTGTAATTGTAAAAAGAGAAACCTATGAAGATTTAATATCAAAGGAAATGATACCGGAAGGACTTGCTGTTAAAAAATAAGGAGGGGGAAGAATGAAAAGATTTTTAGCTTTAACATTAGTATTATTAATGCTATTAGCTGGATGTACAAAGGGAAATCAGGAAACGCAGACAAATGTTGAAAAGCCAGCAGAAAGCGGCGAAACAGTAGTAGAGACTCCTGCCGTAGTACAGGAATATACTACAGTTTATTCTGGGGAAATAGCAACAATAAATTATCTAGTAACTGCTACTACTGCAGAGTTTGGACTTGCAGCTAACTTTGTAGATACTTTGATTGACTATGACAGATATGGAGTACCACAGCCTAGCTTAGCTACGAATTGGAACGTTTCAGATGATGGGTTAGTGTGGACATTTAAACTTAGAGAAGGAGTTAAATGGGTAACACATGACGGTAAAGAATATGCAGAGGTTGTAGCACAAGACTTTGTAGATGCAATGAAATATATATTAGACAGTACAAAGGAATCTCAAACTGCTAATATAGCATATCAAGTTATAAAAAATGCAGAGCTATTCTATAATGGAGAAATATCAGATTTTGAACAAGTAGGAGTAAAGGCAATTGATAAATATACTCTAGAGTATACTCTTGAGAAGCCTACTCCGTATTTTCTATCTATGCTTACCTATGTATGCTTCTTCCCAGCCAATGGACAGTATTTAGCTGAGGTAGGAGAAAAATTTGGTACAGATAATGTTAATTTCCTATACAATGGAGCTTATATAATGGAAACATTTGAGCCACAAAATAGAAGGGTTCTTGTAGCAAATGAAAATTATTGGGATAAAGAAAATATTCATATCAAAAAAATCATATCTATATACAACAAAGAGGCAGCAACGTTAGCACCTGAATTATTGTTAAGGGGAGAAGTAGACTATGCAAGTATCCCTTCATCAATTATTGATGAATGGATGAAGGATTCTAAAAAGAAGGATATGATTCGTCCAAATAGAACAGGCTTCTACACTTATTTCTATGCACTTAACTTTGACCCACAATTCCCAGCAGAATATGAACCAGAGAACTGGAAGAAAGCAGTAAATAACCTTAATTTCCGTAAATCCTTTTTCCATGCATTAGACAGAAAGGCAGCAATGCTAACTGCAGAGCCATATGACCCAGAAAAGAGAATATCAAATACAATAACTCCAAAGAATTTTGTTGATTTAGATGGAGTAGACTATACTCAGCTTGGGAGCTTAGCTAAATTTGCAAATACAGATTCATTTAATGAGAGCTTAGCAAAAGAATACAGAGATAAGGC
Coding sequences within:
- a CDS encoding C-GCAxxG-C-C family (seleno)protein, with translation MLKDLLLNGYGNEQGYNCAEKILHGANEAYKLNLDKKFLKLAAGFGGGMGIESVCGALTAGIMVLSHLFVSHRAGESTRIKELTSEFLNKYEREMGSINCAPLKEKYRDEVKKCGDVIIKAAEILDEIVAREM
- a CDS encoding cysteine-rich small domain-containing protein; protein product: MSQNYKFMQNSKCEFFPCHKVKDTESFNCLFCYCPLYMLKDKCGGGFIYNYGIKDCSNCIIPHSPGGYEYIMSKMESVIKIGSEKD
- a CDS encoding dipeptide epimerase, with the translated sequence MKITDIQLGIISVPLIKPFKTALRTVDKINDVVVKVITDTGHIGYGEAPSTAVITGDTIGSIKCAIEEFIKPKIIGLCIEDIEEIMIRINNTLLKNTSAKAAVDMAIYDLFGQLYNAPLYKLLGGYRKEIITDITISVNSPEEMVQDSLDAVQKGYKNLKIKVGKESKADIERIQAIRKAVGAEITLRVDANQGWSPKEAVVTLRKMEDLGLDIELVEQPVKATDLIGLKYVTDNVSIPVLADESVFSPEDAIWIAQNRGADLINIKLMKTGGIYNALKICSIAETYGVECMIGCMLESKLSVSAAAHLAAGKRIITKVDLDGPGLCSIDPIEGGPIFEDSKITLSDEPGLGFKKIHGVDFN
- a CDS encoding sigma-54 interaction domain-containing protein — protein: MLVFSIDSFERKFTDMMTEGFIFIDNSGKIQIYNNKAKEIFGIVSNNEISHKEGRLQKGDIVIIGNNSLGKDDGNLKPEDLGYIGVRDGNIKAGNALLAIGIFKEDKPNLPIYKYISPNHSTKELSLNSKALGMNIDCSIDFENKIISLGVDEDKYIMKYMNAIGHMVILDHKTKRLKFYQTHGYTARGEAVKDILLEKEYRAKGIHSEDFDVIGKDIFEIHSGGDTIEDFYKAATKEDISYENEFKEINGRATICTLSPLFIKGERAGAVLKVEDISEIKKVIRERDEALISLEQMEIRLKEEENIKKLLPEIIGDSKEILNVKRLAIKASQTNSTVLLLGESGTGKTLLGRVIHDNSKNRDKPFIHVNCGSIPETLLESELFGYEKGAFTGARDEGKPGLFELAHGGTIFLDEIGEISPALQVKLLQVLQDKSFFKIGGKKNIKVDVRIIAATNKNLEEEIIKGKFREDLYYRINVFPIWIPPLRERKEDIYQLVDYMIPKICERIGLEEKRISMEAISTLISHDWPGNIRELENVFERAINMTEGNTILSNFLAINRENKKTRNEKIQTLKEAIEAAEKSALLYAIGYYNGNKAKAMEALNIGKTSFYEKIKKYNMK
- the lysA gene encoding diaminopimelate decarboxylase, with the protein product MIVGITVATLYILRLISLKGAVRMEKLDCIGSNLIFADYDAVELAKKYGTPLYVLSENIIREKCRKIKLDFLNRYPNTKVAYASKAFLTLSMCKIIESEGLGLDVVSGGELYTALKADFPMDKVFFHGNNKSYEELQMAISNEVGRIVVDNFDEIEIIDDLANEMKKKVKILIRVSPGVEGKTHKYISTGQKDSKFGIPLLEGSIDEAVIKAIKSKNIELMGFHFHIGSNLFDKDSYTLAIEIVLNLFKWLKNELGFVVKELNTGGGFGIYYNKTDTVKDITYYTDAIMEKVSSYCRELNIDIPTVIIEPGRWIVGEAGITLYSVGAVKEIPNVRTYVSVDGGLPDNPRPALYNAKYEAIVANKCNLKPDRVVTIAGKCCETGDILIWDQLVPKIERGDILGVLSTGAYNYSMSSNYNKLPKPAVVLLREKEECVIVKRETYEDLISKEMIPEGLAVKK
- a CDS encoding peptide ABC transporter substrate-binding protein, with the translated sequence MKRFLALTLVLLMLLAGCTKGNQETQTNVEKPAESGETVVETPAVVQEYTTVYSGEIATINYLVTATTAEFGLAANFVDTLIDYDRYGVPQPSLATNWNVSDDGLVWTFKLREGVKWVTHDGKEYAEVVAQDFVDAMKYILDSTKESQTANIAYQVIKNAELFYNGEISDFEQVGVKAIDKYTLEYTLEKPTPYFLSMLTYVCFFPANGQYLAEVGEKFGTDNVNFLYNGAYIMETFEPQNRRVLVANENYWDKENIHIKKIISIYNKEAATLAPELLLRGEVDYASIPSSIIDEWMKDSKKKDMIRPNRTGFYTYFYALNFDPQFPAEYEPENWKKAVNNLNFRKSFFHALDRKAAMLTAEPYDPEKRISNTITPKNFVDLDGVDYTQLGSLAKFANTDSFNESLAKEYRDKAMEELKGKVNFPVKVLMPYNTGSTEWANRAQVIEQQMENLLGTDYIDIIIDPKPPTGFLKEVRRSGNYAFLECNWGPDYADPETYTDPFTPSGTYNWPHLAEGYKEANGKNTYENMVNAAIAEVLDIELRYALFAEAEAFFIDQAFVIPYAVGGGGYSASRLNPFESPYSPFGVSAERFKGQKVMEKPMNTEQYEAELIKWEKERAEALKAAGK